From the Lysinibacillus fusiformis genome, the window TAAAGTGCCACATGCAATCATCTTAATTGATTTAGATGATTTTAAAAGTATAAACGATACATATGGTCATACAGTAGGGGATGAGGTTCTAAAGGCTTTTGCTAATCATATGCAAAGTAGTATAAAGGACCCGGGTTTATGCTTTAGATATGGCGGAGAAGAGTTTATGGTCATCTTGCCTTCAATGAACATAGATGCTGCTGTACAATTAGCAGAAAACTTACGGATTAAACAGGCTTTACAGGAAACAGTGTGTGGTAGACCAGTAACCATGTCTGCTGGAATTACGGCTTTTACACCAAATGTCCAGAGTCCAAATCAATTAATAGAAATTGCAGATCATGCTTTGTATAAGGCTAAACAATCAGGAAGAAACTGTTTATGTGTCGTTAGGAATATGAGACAAATGATTATTAAATAATGTAGGAAAGCATGCTAGTGTACGGTACTAGCATGCTTTTTCGTGTCCCCAATTAAAATGAAAGAATTAAAAGCTTGCTGCCCGTTTTGTAAGAATATGGATTTGTAATGGACGTTCTCTATTTTATATACCTAGCTCCAAGAATAGTTCGATGTAGACATACACTCACCATAATAACTTCGAAAATGAATAGCATTTTCATTATAAGAAACGGCAAATTCTCCACAACATCTTATCATAAGTAAATTTTTTGATGAGATTAAGTTCACAGCGGTTTTATCTTAGTTTGGAACTTCTCTTCTATTTTGTTAATCGTCTTCTCTAAATGAGTTTTTGAAATCGGTTTTAATAAATACTCGAAAGGTTGTACATCAACTGCCTGAACAACATAATCTCGATAGGCAGTTACAAAAATAATACAAATATTTTTGTCCCAAGTTTTTAATAATTGAGCAACTTCTATGCCGTTCATTTCTGGCATTTCAATATCTAAAAATGCTACTTGAAAATCCAAAGTTGGCCCTTCTAAAAGTAGGTCTTTAGCTGTAGTAAAAGTTTGAATGACCTCGATATTATCAAATTTGTTTAAATGTTTTTTCATGCTTACAAGAGCTAATGGCTCATCGTCCACCACAATTACCCGAATCACTTAAGGAACCACCTTTCGATAAATATGACTATAGGATCAGATTGAGATGTCTACTTTAGATCCTTTATATGGGTGTGTAGGAGCTTGCTGCTGAGGTAGTTCTTGTAGTAATTCAATAGCTGTAGATGTGTTTAAATTAAGTGCTTTTTGCATGACGCTCATCTGTACGGTTTGTTGAAGCTCCATCAGCTGGGAAGACATAAGTGAATTTATTTCCATTTCTACATTCCCTCCTTTTCTTTTTTATCGGCTAAAAATAGCAAATATCTAATATAAAAAAGTCCTAAATGGCCCTACTAAATTATAGATTTATTAGAAACAAATTGATTAAATTACTAAAAAAATAATTGAAATTGTATATTTTTCCGTTTTTATAGTAATAATTCCTAATATCAGGCAGCTAGTCCTGAGTTATTAATTTGCAAACTTATTGTTGTTTACATATATAGAGCGTTCAACTCTAGTGTGCTAGCAACAGATTTGCAACAAATAATAAAATGATGGAGGTATTACTAAACATGAAGAAAAGAGCATTAGCTTTAGCGGTAGTATTGACATTTGGTGTGAGTCTCTATGCTAGTCCTTCCTTTGCTAAGGACAAATCGCCAGGCAATATACTATGGGCACTCCCGCAAATTTATAATTTAACTGTAGGTGAGTTCCAGCAACTAAATGAGATGGAGTCGTTATGGTTTTATCCAGAGCAAGACTTAGTAAAAGACACGACAAAAGCTGAAGAACCATTGGGTGATGAATATGTCATCAAAGGTGGTGACACATTGTTTTCGATTGCCCGTATTAATAATGTAACAGTAGATGAATTAAAGACATGGAATAACCTAGCTTCAGATTTGATTTTAGCTGGCGAATCATTAGCTATTAAGGCTTCGGCTGCAAAACCGAAACCAAAAGCTTCTGCGGGAATTGCATCTGCAAAGCCTGCAACATCAGCGCAAACAAAACCTGCAAGTGCACCAGCGACAGGTTCTGGTAAAACGTTAACAATGCGTGCTACTGCCTATACAGCCTATTGTGAAGGTTGTTCAGGAATTACAGCAAATGGTACAGATATAAGATCTAATCCTAATTTAAAAGTAATTGCAGTAGATCCACGAGTAATTCCTCTTGGTACGAGGGTTTGGGTGGAAGGCTATGGTGAAGCAGTAGCGGCTGATACAGGTGGAGCTATTAAAGGTAATAAAATCGATGTATTTATTCCTACTGAAGGACAAGCACTTCAATGGGGTGTTAAAACAGTAACGGTAAAAATTTTAAATTAGATATAGAAAGGGGGTTTCTCTAACTTTGAGAAATCCCTTTTCTCTTGATTGAATGGCTATTCAAACAGCCAATGAAATAGAATCATTGCCGAAGCGTAATTGATTAATTGTGCATAAGTACTGGATAAGTTGGAAATCATCAGAAAGAGAGGAGGTATTTTTATGAAAAAACTAAGTTTAATTGGCCTTTCATTACTATTTTTTGTTGCTGGTTGTAGTTTTTTTGATAAGAAAGAAGAAAAGGTAACGGTAAATGCGTCGTCCCCTTTAACAGCTACTGCAAAAGTGATTGGTGCTAATAATGAAAGCTATGGGAATGCATATTTTCAAGAAGAAGATAATGGCGTTATGATGACGCTCGCGTTAACAGGCTTACCACCAGGCACACATGGTATCCATATTCATGAAGTAGGAAAATGTGAACCACCTAAATTTGAATCGGCAGGTGCCCATTTTAATCCAACAAAAAAGGAACATGGTAAATTAAATCCTAATGGCTATCATTTAGGGGACTTACCAAATTTGGAGATTGGTGACGATGGCAATGTGGATCTTAATTTTTTAGCTGAGGGATTAACTTTACAAAAAGATCAACCTAATTCTTTATTAGATAGTGATGGAAGTGCCATTGTTATTCATGAATCAGCGGATGACTATAAAACAGATCCTGCTGGTAATTCTGGTGCGAGAATAGCTTGCGGTGCCATTCAATAGAAAAAAATTTGAAACTGTATCTGAACGACATAAGATGCAGTTTTTTTGTGCTGTTTTCAAAAAAATGGAAAAATAATAAGGTTTGATCTAATTATGCGATAGGTTTTATATTTATAATGCATAATGTGTATAATTTATTGCATTTTGCTAAAATTCTATTGTATAATTCTTTTATCAGAAAATTCAATTAAATAAGGAGTGGTAAAATGGGTAAGTTGTTAAATTCAAAGTTTGAAACGTATTTAATGGATCAAGAGTTTGATTTACGTGAAGAGGAAGTGAAAAATGAGGAGCAAATGGTGAACATTCAGTATGAAGAGTATCCAGAAGGGTTTTTTACAAGTTTATAATGAAAATTTGATGGGCTATGTTGAAAGTATACTAACTTTTAGCATAGCCCATTGTGTTTATACCTCTATTGATAAATGGCTTTTTCAGTGCATATGAATGTAATATATGATTTAAATAAGTGAATTAGGTCTGAAGACGTATGTACTTTTCTGAAAAAGATTCATGTATAATGGGAAACAAAAATGCGTATAGAGGTGTAGTTATGTCGAAAGCTTTAACAGTAGAAGAAACGATTTATCAATGGTTTGATCATTTTCATCAATATCCCGAAGTAAGTTGGAAAGAGTTTGAGACTACTAAAAAAATTGCTTCCATACTGGATGAATTGCATGTTAGTTATCGTTTATTAGGTGATATACCAGGATTAATAGCTGAAATTGGGACTGGTAATGAAATTGTTGCAGTACGTGCTGATATTGATGCTTTATGGCAGGAAGTTGATGGGAAATGGCAAGCTAATCATTCGTGTGGACATGATGCGAATATCTCAATGGTTCTGGGTGCATTATTACTACTAAAAGATCGCGCCTTCCAACATCGTGTTCGTTTCATCTTCCAACCTGCTGAAGAACTAGGAAATGGCGCATGTGCAACGTTTGATAGAGGAGCAGTTGATGGAGTATCACATTTATTTGGTGTTCATTTAAGACCGATAGAAGAACTACCTCTTGGCAAAGTTTCACCTGCGATTCATCATGGTGCTGCTTATTTTTTAGAGGGATCTATTCAAGGTATAGATGCCCATGGTGCTAGACCACATCAAGGTAAAAATGCCATTGATGTTATTATGGCCGTGCAGCAAATGCTACACAGCATTCATTTATCACCATTTGAGCCACATTCTGCTAAATTAACAAAAATTATTGCGGATGGTGGTAGTACAAATATTATTCCTGGTAATGCTAGTTTCTCTATGGATGTTCGCGCACAACATAATCAACAACTTGAATTGCTGCGCAGTAAAATTGAATCTGGCTTGAAATCGATACAGCAACAATTTGAAATTGATATGAGTTGGAATTGGATAGATTTCACACCAGGTGCTGAAGTTTCCCCAACTGCTGCCAACATGGCAAAGAATTCCATTATTGAAGTTTTGGGGGAAGAGCATTTAGCAGATGAAATAACTACACCGGGTAGTGATGATTTCCATTTCTATACAGTTAAAAAGCCGGAATTAAAAGCAGCAATGATTGGAATTGGTGCAAATTTAACACCAGGATTACACCACCCTAAAATGACATTTGATCGTAGTGCCTTAGTTGATGCTGCGAAAGTGCTTGCATGTGTATTAGAAAAAAAGCCTGAATAAAAAAATTTTAAAAGCTATATGAAAAAATGTAACTATTTTTTCATATAGCTTTTTTGCATGAACACTTTTAATAATGTATGGATATTCAAGGGTTTGCATTGTTTTTAATTGCTACTTGAAAGCGTTTTATTACGCTAAAATAAAGGGATTTGCTAGGGAGGCATAAATTTTTTGCGTTGACTTTTAATTTTTTGAATATTAAGCTAAAAAACGTAAAAAATTATTTGCGTCTTGAAAAAACCGATAAGGGATTTGGTGCAAAAAAAGGGGATGGAAAAATGAAAAAGGATATTAATGCGGGCTGGGCACTACTAACTTTTGCAATTATGATTATTACTATGTTGATTACAGTAGTTGTTTTAGAGCAAAGTCCTCACGTACCTCTTCTTGTTGGCACAACTGTAGCAGCAATTGTTGCCAAAATGCATGGATATAAATGGGCAGAAATTGAAGAGATGATGTATAAAGGGATACGTCTGGCATTACCTGCCATTGTTATTATTATTTTAGTAGGTTTGACAATTGGGGCATGGATTGGCGGCGGTGTCGTAGCAACAATGATTTTCTACGGTCTAAAGTTAATTTCTCCAGCGTGGTTTCTAGTGACAATCATGCTGTTATGTTCAATCGTGTCATTAGCTATTGGTAGTTCATGGTCTACAATGGCGACAATTGGTGTCGCAGGTATGGGTATTGGTTTAAGTATGGGTATTCCAGCGGCTATGATTGCTGGTGCTGTTATTTCGGGTTCATACTTTGGAGATAAGATGTCACCCCTATCAGATACAACGAATCTAGCGGCAGGATTAACAGGTACTAATTTATTTGATCATATAAAGCATATGCTTTATACAACAATTCCAGCGTTGATTATTTCACTTGTTGTTTTTGGATTTTTGGGTAGAAAATTTGCAGAAGTTTCAATGCAATCTGAAGAAATTTTAACAACTTTAAAAGTGATGGAAGAAAGCTTTGTTATTTCTCCTTTACTATTACTAGTTCCAGTCGGAGTTATTGTATTAGTAGCTAAGAAAGTGCCAGCAATTCCAGCTTTAATTATAGGGATTGTTTCAGGTTTCTTACTACAAATTTTTGTACAAGGTGGTTCAGCAGCTAGTGCAGTACATGCATTACAGGCTGGCTTTGAAATCTCTACAGGTAATCAAATGGTAGACGAGCTATTTAACCGCGGTGGTTTAGATTCTATGATGAATACGGTTTCAATGACGATTGTAGCGATGACATTTGGTGGTATTTTAGAGTATTCAGGAATGTTAAAGGCATTAATGAATGTAATTGTGAAGTTTGCCAAATCTACAGGAAGTCTTATTGCTTCAACGATTGCAGCTTGTGTAACGACTAACGCAACATGTTCTGAGCAATATATTTCAATTGTTGTTCCTTCACGTATGTTCGCAGGTGTCTATCAACAACGTGGTTTACATTCTAAAAATCTATCACGTGCATTAGAGGATGGGGGAACATTAACATCTGTTTTCTTCCCTTGGAATACTTGTGGTGTGTTTATTTTAGCAACGCTAGGTGTAGGTGCTATGGAATATGCGCCATATGCAATCCTTAATTTTGTAGTACCGATTATATCTATTATTTATGGCTATATTGGATTTGCCATTGTGAAATTAACACCAGAAGAAATAGCAGAAGCTGAGAAGCGTAAAAAGGCGCTAGAAGCAGAAAATACGGATAATATGGTAATTGCTGACTAAAATAAAAATTCTCGTAGATCCATGTGTATCTACGAGAATTCTTTTATAGGGCAGCTTAGTAGGTTGCAAAATTCAATTGATAAATTTTACGAGGACGTCCTTGTTGATGGGTCATTTCTTCGCCCACAATTTTTACATAACCATTATCAACTAATTTTTTAATAATACGCTCTGTAGTACGTCGTGTTACTTGGAGGTATTCAGAAAGATTTTGAGATGTAAATTGAGCTGATTGTCGTTCATTGCTAAAATTAATTAATTTAGAAATATTTAATGGACTTAAACTTGTGAGCTTCGCCATTTGTAAAATATAAGGATCATCTGTTTTTAAAGAAACTTTACCTTCTGTATTGGGGAAAGGTCCTAATAAATTTTTATGTTCATCAAGAATATAAATCTCGAACGGTTTAGTAAATGTTAAAGCATGCTGAGCATTTTGTGTGGCTTCTAAAATGGAATAACCATAGCCGAATGCTAACTTAAATGGTTGTTCAACTTGCTGTATTAGCTGCTCTAAGTTTTCCTTTTCTAGGGCGTTTTGGAGATGTCCAGCCGTTGTATATAACTCATAGGAATGCGCTGAAATTTGCTTATAAGTTGAAAAGGTAGCTTTCACAATTTGATTTAAAACAGTTGATTCAATTGAAGAATCTTTAGGGATTTCTAATAGTCCCACTACAGCCTTAAAAGATTCTGATTTCGTTAATAATGATTTGGATTTTGTTTCTTCAAGACATTGAATAATAGACTTGGTAGCATCTAACATACGCATTGCTGGTATTTGAAGTGCTTGTAATTTGTCAAATACACTATGAATACTTGTAATGACAAAATCAATACTTTTAGAATTCCACAAGGCGATATGGCGTTTTAAGATATTCTCAGTTGGTTCAGTAATCGAAATATGCTGAACATGAGGTTTTTGACCATGATATTCTATTTCTGCTAAAACATGATCAACGAATGCGGGATTCATTACATCAATGGATATCCTGTCGATCGCTACAGCATGCTTGGCTACTAGTGATAACAGTGTTGTAGTAATGGTTGTTTCATCTTGTTTAATATAATTCCAAGGTATTGGTATCTCTGAAAGTAATGATTGAGTGTGCAAATAAGGTAATGTTCCTCCGAATAATATTGCATCACATGGTTTTATTTGCTTCATTAAAGTAGGTGCTTCAGAGGGGTGGCTGTAAAGATAAAATTCTAATTGAATATCAGCTATGTTTTGTGCGATACTAATAATACGAGTCATAAATGCTTTTGAACAAATAATCGCTATTTTGGTAGACATGGGCATCGATCCTTTTCTATTTTTTTAAACATTTAGCGACGTATTAGCGACAACTTTAACGACTAAGGAGACTGATTACGATGAAAATTAAACAAGTAGAAATTTTTGCTATACATTTACCGCTAATTGATCCATTCATCATTAGTTATGCTACATATGATACAATGCCTTCCATTATTTTAAAAGTAACTACCGATACAGGTATTGTGGGGTATGGTGAAGCAGTTCCTGATGAACATGTAACAGGTGAGTCATGGGAAA encodes:
- a CDS encoding LytR/AlgR family response regulator transcription factor, with translation MIRVIVVDDEPLALVSMKKHLNKFDNIEVIQTFTTAKDLLLEGPTLDFQVAFLDIEMPEMNGIEVAQLLKTWDKNICIIFVTAYRDYVVQAVDVQPFEYLLKPISKTHLEKTINKIEEKFQTKIKPL
- a CDS encoding putative motility protein, with the translated sequence MEINSLMSSQLMELQQTVQMSVMQKALNLNTSTAIELLQELPQQQAPTHPYKGSKVDISI
- a CDS encoding LysM peptidoglycan-binding and 3D domain-containing protein; amino-acid sequence: MKKRALALAVVLTFGVSLYASPSFAKDKSPGNILWALPQIYNLTVGEFQQLNEMESLWFYPEQDLVKDTTKAEEPLGDEYVIKGGDTLFSIARINNVTVDELKTWNNLASDLILAGESLAIKASAAKPKPKASAGIASAKPATSAQTKPASAPATGSGKTLTMRATAYTAYCEGCSGITANGTDIRSNPNLKVIAVDPRVIPLGTRVWVEGYGEAVAADTGGAIKGNKIDVFIPTEGQALQWGVKTVTVKILN
- a CDS encoding superoxide dismutase family protein, with protein sequence MKKLSLIGLSLLFFVAGCSFFDKKEEKVTVNASSPLTATAKVIGANNESYGNAYFQEEDNGVMMTLALTGLPPGTHGIHIHEVGKCEPPKFESAGAHFNPTKKEHGKLNPNGYHLGDLPNLEIGDDGNVDLNFLAEGLTLQKDQPNSLLDSDGSAIVIHESADDYKTDPAGNSGARIACGAIQ
- a CDS encoding amidohydrolase produces the protein MSKALTVEETIYQWFDHFHQYPEVSWKEFETTKKIASILDELHVSYRLLGDIPGLIAEIGTGNEIVAVRADIDALWQEVDGKWQANHSCGHDANISMVLGALLLLKDRAFQHRVRFIFQPAEELGNGACATFDRGAVDGVSHLFGVHLRPIEELPLGKVSPAIHHGAAYFLEGSIQGIDAHGARPHQGKNAIDVIMAVQQMLHSIHLSPFEPHSAKLTKIIADGGSTNIIPGNASFSMDVRAQHNQQLELLRSKIESGLKSIQQQFEIDMSWNWIDFTPGAEVSPTAANMAKNSIIEVLGEEHLADEITTPGSDDFHFYTVKKPELKAAMIGIGANLTPGLHHPKMTFDRSALVDAAKVLACVLEKKPE
- the nhaC gene encoding Na+/H+ antiporter NhaC, giving the protein MKKDINAGWALLTFAIMIITMLITVVVLEQSPHVPLLVGTTVAAIVAKMHGYKWAEIEEMMYKGIRLALPAIVIIILVGLTIGAWIGGGVVATMIFYGLKLISPAWFLVTIMLLCSIVSLAIGSSWSTMATIGVAGMGIGLSMGIPAAMIAGAVISGSYFGDKMSPLSDTTNLAAGLTGTNLFDHIKHMLYTTIPALIISLVVFGFLGRKFAEVSMQSEEILTTLKVMEESFVISPLLLLVPVGVIVLVAKKVPAIPALIIGIVSGFLLQIFVQGGSAASAVHALQAGFEISTGNQMVDELFNRGGLDSMMNTVSMTIVAMTFGGILEYSGMLKALMNVIVKFAKSTGSLIASTIAACVTTNATCSEQYISIVVPSRMFAGVYQQRGLHSKNLSRALEDGGTLTSVFFPWNTCGVFILATLGVGAMEYAPYAILNFVVPIISIIYGYIGFAIVKLTPEEIAEAEKRKKALEAENTDNMVIAD